From a single Theropithecus gelada isolate Dixy chromosome 8, Tgel_1.0, whole genome shotgun sequence genomic region:
- the CCNE2 gene encoding G1/S-specific cyclin-E2 isoform X2 translates to MSRRSSRLQAKQQPQPSQTESPQEVQIIQAKKRKTTQDVKKRREEVTKKHQYEIRNCWPPVLSGGISPCIIIETPHKEIGTSDFSRFTNYRFKNLFINPSPLPDLSWGCSKEVWLNMLKKESRYVHEKHFEVLHSDLEPQMRSILLDWLLEVCEVYTLHRETFYLAQDFFDRFMLTQKDINKNMLQLIGITSLFIASKLEEIYAPKLQEFAYVTDGACSEEDILRMELIILKALKWELCPVTIISWLNLFLQVDALKDAPKVLLPQYSQETFIQIAQLLDLCILAIDSLEFQYRILTAAALCHFTSIEVVKKASGLDWDSISECVDWMVPFVNVVKSTSPVKLKTFKKIPMEDRHNIQTHTNYLAMLVMISSHV, encoded by the exons ATGTCAAGACGAAG TAGCCGTTTACAAGCTAAgcagcagccccagcccagccagaCGGAATCACCCCAAGAAGTCCAGATAATCCAGGCCAAGAAGAGGAAAACAACCCAG gatgtcaaaaaaagaagagaggaggtCACCAAGAAACATCAGTATGAAATTAGG aaTTGTTGGCCACCTGTATTATCTGGGGGGATCAGTCCTTGCATTATCATTGAAACACCTCACAAAGAAATAGGAACAAGTGATTTCTCCAGATTTAcaaattacagatttaaaaatctttttattaatcCTTCACCTTTGCCTGATTTAAG CTGGGGATGTTCAAAAGAAGTCTGGCTAAACATGTTAAAAAAGGAGAGCAGATATGTtcatgaaaaacattttgaagTTCTGCATTCTGACTTGGAACCACAGATGAGGTCCATACTTCTAGACTGGCTTTTAGAG GTATGTGAAGTATACACACTTCATAGGGAAACATTTTATCTTGCACAAGACTTTTTTGATAGATTTATGTTGACACAAaaggatataaataaaaatatgcttcaaCTCATTGGAATTACCTCATTATTCATTGCTTCCAAACTTGAG GAAATCTACGCTCCTAAACTCCAAGAGTTTGCTTACGTCACTGATGGTGCTTGCAGTGAAGAGGATATCTTAAGGATGGAACTCATTATATTAAag GCTTTAAAATGGGAACTTTGTCCTGTAACAATCATCTCCTGGCTAAATCTCTTTCTCCAAGTTGATGCTCTTAAAGATGCTCCTAAAGTTCTTCTACCTCAGTATTCTCAGGAAACATTCATTCAAATAGCTCAG CTTTTAGATCTGTGTATTCTAGCCATTGATTCATTAGAGTTCCAGTACAGAATACTGACTGCTGCCGCCTTGTGCCATTTTACCTCCATTGAAGTGGTTAAGAAAGCCTCAG GTTTGGACTGGGACAGTATTTCAGAATGTGTAGATTGGATGGTACCTTTTGTCAATGTAGTAAAAAGTACTAGTCCAGTGAAGCTGAAGACTTTTAAGAAGATTCCTATGGAAGACAGACATAATATCCAGACACATACAAATTATTTGGCTATGCTGGT TATGATTTCTTCCCATGTATAG
- the CCNE2 gene encoding G1/S-specific cyclin-E2 isoform X1, with amino-acid sequence MSRRSSRLQAKQQPQPSQTESPQEVQIIQAKKRKTTQDVKKRREEVTKKHQYEIRNCWPPVLSGGISPCIIIETPHKEIGTSDFSRFTNYRFKNLFINPSPLPDLSWGCSKEVWLNMLKKESRYVHEKHFEVLHSDLEPQMRSILLDWLLEVCEVYTLHRETFYLAQDFFDRFMLTQKDINKNMLQLIGITSLFIASKLEEIYAPKLQEFAYVTDGACSEEDILRMELIILKALKWELCPVTIISWLNLFLQVDALKDAPKVLLPQYSQETFIQIAQLLDLCILAIDSLEFQYRILTAAALCHFTSIEVVKKASGLDWDSISECVDWMVPFVNVVKSTSPVKLKTFKKIPMEDRHNIQTHTNYLAMLEEVNYINTFRKGGQLSPVCNGGIMTPPKSTEKPPGKH; translated from the exons ATGTCAAGACGAAG TAGCCGTTTACAAGCTAAgcagcagccccagcccagccagaCGGAATCACCCCAAGAAGTCCAGATAATCCAGGCCAAGAAGAGGAAAACAACCCAG gatgtcaaaaaaagaagagaggaggtCACCAAGAAACATCAGTATGAAATTAGG aaTTGTTGGCCACCTGTATTATCTGGGGGGATCAGTCCTTGCATTATCATTGAAACACCTCACAAAGAAATAGGAACAAGTGATTTCTCCAGATTTAcaaattacagatttaaaaatctttttattaatcCTTCACCTTTGCCTGATTTAAG CTGGGGATGTTCAAAAGAAGTCTGGCTAAACATGTTAAAAAAGGAGAGCAGATATGTtcatgaaaaacattttgaagTTCTGCATTCTGACTTGGAACCACAGATGAGGTCCATACTTCTAGACTGGCTTTTAGAG GTATGTGAAGTATACACACTTCATAGGGAAACATTTTATCTTGCACAAGACTTTTTTGATAGATTTATGTTGACACAAaaggatataaataaaaatatgcttcaaCTCATTGGAATTACCTCATTATTCATTGCTTCCAAACTTGAG GAAATCTACGCTCCTAAACTCCAAGAGTTTGCTTACGTCACTGATGGTGCTTGCAGTGAAGAGGATATCTTAAGGATGGAACTCATTATATTAAag GCTTTAAAATGGGAACTTTGTCCTGTAACAATCATCTCCTGGCTAAATCTCTTTCTCCAAGTTGATGCTCTTAAAGATGCTCCTAAAGTTCTTCTACCTCAGTATTCTCAGGAAACATTCATTCAAATAGCTCAG CTTTTAGATCTGTGTATTCTAGCCATTGATTCATTAGAGTTCCAGTACAGAATACTGACTGCTGCCGCCTTGTGCCATTTTACCTCCATTGAAGTGGTTAAGAAAGCCTCAG GTTTGGACTGGGACAGTATTTCAGAATGTGTAGATTGGATGGTACCTTTTGTCAATGTAGTAAAAAGTACTAGTCCAGTGAAGCTGAAGACTTTTAAGAAGATTCCTATGGAAGACAGACATAATATCCAGACACATACAAATTATTTGGCTATGCTG GAAGAAGTAAATTACATAAACACCTTCAGAAAAGGGGGACAGTTGTCACCAGTGTGCAATGGAGGCATCATGACACCACCGAAGAGCACCGAAAAACCACCAGGAAAACACTAA